From the unidentified bacterial endosymbiont genome, one window contains:
- a CDS encoding AraC family transcriptional regulator codes for MIGLGLEGYDPDSQHDAAVAFRIRVVAQEQHIPLHQHRKGQLILALGGAITCDVENAMLMVPPQYAVWIPGKMPHSNKATPGAQLCFLFIEPGAVRLPERCCTLKISPLVRELILSLADKSRDRLLDAATSRLVSVLFDELPQQRQEHLQLPVSLHPKIRLMSEKMAEEPAAWQTLAQWASHFAMSERNLARLVVKETGLSFRRWRHQLQLIVALQLLISGKSVSQVAQSLGYDSTTAFITMFKKGLGQTPARYIASLTMTSR; via the coding sequence ATGATCGGTCTGGGACTCGAAGGCTACGATCCCGATAGCCAGCATGACGCGGCGGTGGCGTTTCGCATCCGCGTCGTGGCACAAGAGCAGCATATTCCGCTGCATCAACACCGTAAAGGCCAGCTCATCCTGGCCCTTGGCGGCGCAATCACCTGTGATGTAGAAAATGCCATGCTGATGGTGCCGCCGCAGTACGCGGTGTGGATCCCAGGAAAGATGCCGCACAGCAATAAAGCAACACCCGGGGCGCAATTGTGTTTTTTGTTTATTGAACCTGGCGCGGTCCGTTTACCCGAACGCTGCTGCACGTTAAAAATATCCCCGCTGGTGCGAGAGCTTATTCTGTCCCTGGCGGATAAATCACGCGATCGGCTCCTTGATGCCGCCACTTCGCGCCTGGTCAGCGTTCTTTTTGATGAACTGCCGCAACAGCGTCAGGAACATTTACAGCTCCCCGTCTCTCTGCACCCCAAAATCCGACTCATGAGTGAGAAAATGGCGGAAGAGCCTGCGGCCTGGCAGACGCTGGCGCAATGGGCGAGCCACTTTGCCATGAGTGAGCGCAACCTGGCACGGCTGGTGGTGAAAGAGACTGGGTTAAGCTTTCGTCGCTGGCGTCACCAGCTGCAGCTGATTGTGGCTTTGCAATTGTTGATTAGCGGTAAGTCGGTTTCGCAGGTGGCACAGTCACTGGGGTATGACTCTACCACTGCATTTATCACCATGTTCAAGAAGGGGCTGGGGCAGACGCCAGCACGCTATATCGCCAGCCTGACTATGACTTCCCGATGA
- a CDS encoding DUF441 domain-containing protein, which produces MLDPTLLILLALAALGFISHNTTVAISILVLIIVRVTPLNTFFPWIEKQGLTIGIIILTIGVMAPIASGTLPASTLLHSFMNWKSLIAIAVGIFVSWLGGRGVTLMSSQPTLVAGLLVGTVLGVALFRGVPVGPLIAAGLVSLFIGKS; this is translated from the coding sequence ATGCTCGACCCAACTCTGCTTATACTTCTGGCCCTGGCAGCACTGGGCTTTATCAGTCATAACACTACCGTCGCCATCTCCATTCTGGTGCTGATTATTGTCCGCGTGACGCCGTTAAACACCTTCTTCCCGTGGATAGAAAAACAGGGTCTCACCATCGGGATTATCATTCTGACTATCGGGGTGATGGCCCCGATTGCCAGCGGCACGTTACCCGCGTCCACGCTGCTGCACTCGTTCATGAACTGGAAGTCGCTCATTGCTATTGCGGTGGGGATTTTTGTCTCATGGCTTGGCGGGCGCGGCGTAACCCTGATGAGTAGCCAGCCCACGCTGGTGGCTGGCCTGCTGGTGGGGACCGTACTCGGCGTGGCGCTGTTCCGTGGGGTGCCCGTTGGCCCGCTGATCGCCGCCGGACTGGTGTCGCTGTTCATCGGGAAGTCATAG
- the yoaI gene encoding small membrane protein YoaI yields MHDQMSVETLVISSSFLTIAIVLVASVLILEKKG; encoded by the coding sequence ATGCACGATCAAATGTCTGTTGAAACGCTGGTTATCTCCTCATCATTTTTAACCATCGCGATTGTTCTGGTCGCGTCGGTGCTTATTCTTGAAAAAAAGGGCTGA
- a CDS encoding YeaH/YhbH family protein gives MTWFIDRRLNGKNKSTVNRQRFLRRYKAQIKQSISEAINKRSVTDVDSGESVSIPTDDISEPMFHQGRGGLRHRVHPGNDHFVQNDRIERPQGGSGGSGSGQGQASQDGEGQDEFVFQISKDEYLDLLFEDLALPNLKKNQHRQLNEYKTHRAGYTANGVPANISVVRSLQNSLARRTAMTAGKRRALHELESSLKVVENTEPAQLLEEERLRKEIAELRAKIDRVPFIDTFDLRYRNYEKRPEPSSQAVMFCLMDVSGSMDQATKDMAKRFYILLYLFLSRTYKNVEVVYIRHHTQAKEVDEHEFFYSQETGGTIVSSALKLMDEVVKERYDPAQWNIYAAQASDGDNWADDSPLCHDILAKKILPVVRYYSYIEITRRAHQTLWREYEHLQATFDNFAMQHIRDQDDIYPVFRELFHKQSSIASN, from the coding sequence ATGACCTGGTTTATTGACCGGCGTCTTAACGGCAAAAACAAGAGCACGGTAAATCGCCAGCGCTTCTTGCGTCGTTACAAAGCGCAAATTAAACAGTCGATCTCCGAGGCCATCAACAAACGTTCGGTGACCGACGTCGACAGCGGCGAATCAGTCTCCATCCCGACCGATGACATCAGCGAACCGATGTTCCATCAGGGGCGTGGGGGCCTGCGCCATCGCGTACACCCAGGCAACGATCACTTCGTTCAAAACGACAGAATCGAGCGGCCGCAAGGCGGTAGCGGCGGTTCCGGAAGCGGTCAAGGACAGGCCAGCCAGGACGGTGAAGGGCAAGATGAATTCGTCTTTCAGATCTCTAAAGATGAGTATCTCGACCTGCTGTTCGAGGATCTGGCTCTGCCTAATTTGAAAAAGAACCAGCATCGTCAGCTCAACGAGTATAAAACCCATCGCGCAGGCTATACCGCCAACGGTGTGCCCGCCAACATCAGCGTTGTGCGTTCATTACAGAACTCGCTGGCGCGGCGTACCGCCATGACCGCAGGCAAACGGCGAGCGCTACACGAGCTGGAATCCAGCCTTAAAGTGGTGGAAAACACCGAACCGGCGCAACTACTGGAAGAAGAGCGCCTGAGAAAAGAGATCGCCGAATTACGCGCGAAAATCGACAGGGTGCCCTTTATCGACACCTTTGACCTGCGTTACAGGAACTACGAAAAACGTCCGGAGCCTTCCAGCCAGGCGGTCATGTTCTGTCTGATGGATGTTTCAGGCTCAATGGACCAGGCCACCAAAGATATGGCGAAACGTTTTTATATTCTGCTGTATCTGTTCCTGAGCAGAACCTATAAGAATGTGGAAGTGGTATATATTCGCCACCATACGCAGGCAAAAGAAGTGGATGAACATGAATTCTTCTACTCGCAGGAGACCGGTGGGACCATCGTATCCAGCGCCCTGAAGCTAATGGATGAGGTGGTGAAAGAACGCTATGACCCTGCGCAGTGGAACATCTATGCCGCGCAGGCTTCTGATGGCGACAACTGGGCAGATGACTCCCCGCTGTGTCACGACATTCTGGCGAAGAAAATTCTGCCGGTGGTGCGTTACTACAGCTATATTGAAATTACGCGGCGTGCCCACCAGACGCTGTGGCGCGAATATGAACATCTGCAGGCAACGTTTGATAACTTTGCAATGCAGCATATCCGCGATCAGGACGATATCTATCCGGTGTTCCGGGAACTGTTCCACAAGCAAAGCTCAATAGCATCAAATTAA
- the yeaG gene encoding protein kinase YeaG: protein MNIFDHYRQRYEAAKDEEFTLQEFLTICRQDRSAYANAAERLLMAIGEPNMVDTALQPRLSRLFSNRVVARYPAFEEFYGMEDAIEQIVSYLKHAAQGLEEKKQILYLLGPVGGGKSSLAERLKALMQRVPIYVLSANGERSPVNDHPLCLFNPQEDGQILDKEFGIPHRYLGTIMSPWAAKRLHEFGGDITKFRVVKVWPSILEQIAIAKTEPGDENNQDISALVGKVDIRKLEHHAQNDPDAYGYSGALCRANQGVMEFVEMFKAPIKVLHPLLTATQEGNYNGTEGISALPFNGIILAHSNESEWVTFRNNKNNEAFLDRVYIVKVPYCLRISEEIKIYEKLLNHSELVHAPCAPGTLETLSRFSILSRLKEPENSSIYSKMRVYDGESLKDTDPKAKSYQEYRDYAGVDEGMNGLSTRFAFKILSRVFNFDHAEVAANPVHLFYVLEQQIEREQFPQEQAERYLEFLKGYLIPKYAEFIGKEIQTAYLESYSEYGQNIFDRYVTYADFWIQDQEYRDPDTGQLFDRESLNAELEKIEKPAGISNPKDFRNEIVNFVLRARAHNNGRNPNWTSYEKLRTVIEKKMFSNTEELLPVISFNAKTSTDEQKKHDDFVDRMMEKGYTRKQVRLLCEWYLRVRKSS from the coding sequence ATGAATATATTCGATCACTATCGCCAGCGCTATGAAGCTGCCAAGGACGAAGAGTTCACACTGCAGGAGTTTCTTACCATTTGTCGGCAAGATCGCAGTGCCTATGCCAATGCGGCAGAACGGCTATTGATGGCTATTGGAGAGCCAAACATGGTCGACACTGCCCTGCAACCCCGGCTTTCCCGTCTCTTTTCGAATCGCGTGGTTGCCCGATATCCGGCTTTTGAAGAGTTTTATGGCATGGAAGATGCCATCGAACAAATAGTCTCCTATCTGAAGCATGCCGCTCAGGGCCTGGAAGAGAAGAAACAGATCCTCTATTTACTGGGCCCGGTGGGTGGCGGTAAATCATCGCTGGCCGAACGCCTGAAAGCGCTTATGCAACGTGTCCCTATTTACGTGCTGAGCGCCAATGGCGAGCGTAGCCCGGTGAATGACCATCCGCTGTGCCTGTTCAACCCGCAGGAAGATGGACAAATTCTCGATAAAGAGTTTGGCATTCCGCACCGCTATCTTGGCACCATCATGTCTCCGTGGGCCGCGAAGCGCCTGCATGAGTTTGGCGGCGATATCACCAAATTCCGCGTCGTTAAGGTATGGCCGTCGATTCTGGAACAGATTGCCATCGCCAAAACCGAACCGGGTGATGAAAATAACCAGGATATCTCGGCGCTGGTCGGTAAGGTCGATATTCGTAAGCTGGAACACCACGCGCAGAATGACCCGGATGCCTATGGCTATTCTGGCGCACTGTGCCGCGCCAACCAGGGGGTAATGGAGTTCGTCGAGATGTTTAAAGCACCGATTAAGGTGCTGCATCCCCTGCTGACCGCGACCCAGGAAGGGAATTACAACGGCACGGAAGGTATCTCCGCCCTGCCGTTCAACGGGATCATCCTCGCTCACTCGAACGAGTCAGAATGGGTCACCTTCCGTAATAACAAAAACAATGAGGCCTTCCTTGACCGTGTGTACATCGTCAAAGTGCCTTATTGCCTGCGGATCTCCGAAGAGATCAAAATTTACGAAAAACTGCTCAACCACAGTGAACTGGTACATGCGCCTTGCGCGCCTGGCACGCTGGAAACGTTGTCGCGGTTCTCTATTCTATCGCGCCTGAAAGAGCCGGAAAACTCCAGCATCTACTCTAAAATGCGAGTCTATGACGGTGAAAGCCTGAAAGATACCGATCCGAAAGCGAAGTCTTATCAGGAATATCGGGACTACGCTGGTGTCGATGAAGGGATGAACGGTCTCTCCACGCGTTTCGCGTTTAAGATCCTCTCCCGCGTATTTAACTTTGACCACGCGGAAGTGGCCGCAAACCCGGTTCACCTGTTCTACGTGCTGGAACAGCAGATTGAACGTGAGCAGTTCCCGCAAGAGCAGGCTGAGCGCTACCTTGAATTCCTCAAGGGCTACCTGATCCCGAAATACGCCGAGTTCATTGGTAAAGAGATCCAGACCGCGTATCTGGAATCCTATTCGGAATACGGGCAAAACATTTTTGACCGTTACGTCACCTATGCCGACTTTTGGATCCAGGATCAGGAGTACCGCGACCCGGACACCGGCCAGCTATTTGACCGTGAATCCCTGAACGCGGAGCTGGAAAAAATAGAGAAACCTGCCGGGATCAGTAATCCGAAAGATTTTCGAAATGAGATTGTGAACTTTGTCCTGCGTGCCAGAGCACACAACAACGGGCGTAACCCGAACTGGACCAGCTATGAAAAACTGCGCACGGTTATTGAGAAGAAAATGTTCTCTAATACCGAAGAGCTGTTGCCGGTTATTTCGTTTAATGCCAAAACCTCAACCGATGAGCAGAAAAAGCACGACGATTTTGTCGACCGTATGATGGAAAAAGGCTATACCCGCAAGCAGGTTCGCCTGCTGTGCGAATGGTATCTGCGTGTACGTAAATCGTCTTAA
- a CDS encoding type III secretion system effector yields the protein MTLCIGNSFSSVHISTKRLNDIDNNMHLPKVSAQEKIKEFFSYAHQAEALQCICNLFHHQELNLTPEQINKTFIRLQELAPPGYKELFSVINQDSQSKFILKGVKGEVLLSLDISSDIVSEQTKRYEGNYFRLAQEIDKLYPRTLNVSLDSIDRIVVFGDSLSDSRGRMFEKTYHIFPSSSQYYDGRFTNGFVWSEFLSSPTFLNKKILNLAEGGSTSASYSCFNIIGDFLSNIDKQTKCYSPSKTDLPIFLLGANDYITLHKQNVLKVVEQQIKDIDKILSQGVKNVLVMGVPDLSATPYERLRTDKEKMKDATTAHNALLAEKVIELTKRYPTQKILYFDTCSAFNKITEIADEMGYNTIKPYTEHGYIHLEGKEPELNTHPEYLFNDKVHPTQEVHYSFAAILQRFIINNFSAVNPTKLNQ from the coding sequence ATGACACTTTGCATCGGAAATAGTTTCTCCTCTGTGCATATTAGTACTAAAAGGTTGAATGATATAGATAACAATATGCATCTTCCGAAAGTGAGTGCGCAGGAGAAAATTAAAGAATTCTTCTCTTATGCTCATCAAGCAGAGGCTCTGCAATGCATCTGTAATCTCTTTCATCACCAGGAACTCAATTTAACGCCAGAGCAAATTAACAAGACGTTTATCAGGCTACAGGAATTAGCACCCCCAGGATATAAAGAGCTCTTCAGTGTCATCAATCAAGATTCTCAGAGTAAGTTCATCCTCAAAGGAGTGAAAGGTGAAGTGCTTCTTTCTCTTGATATTTCTTCCGATATCGTCTCTGAACAAACGAAACGCTATGAAGGAAATTACTTCCGGCTAGCCCAAGAAATCGACAAGTTATATCCACGCACTCTTAATGTTTCTTTAGATTCCATTGACAGGATAGTTGTTTTCGGCGATAGTCTTTCTGATTCCAGGGGGCGAATGTTCGAAAAAACATACCATATTTTCCCTTCCTCTAGTCAATATTACGACGGTAGGTTTACCAACGGATTTGTCTGGAGTGAGTTTCTCTCATCCCCAACATTTTTGAATAAAAAAATCCTTAATCTTGCTGAAGGGGGGAGCACTTCCGCAAGTTATTCATGTTTTAACATTATCGGGGATTTTTTGTCGAATATTGATAAACAAACAAAATGTTACTCACCGTCAAAAACCGATCTACCTATTTTTTTATTAGGCGCTAATGACTATATAACACTGCACAAACAGAATGTACTGAAAGTCGTAGAACAACAAATTAAAGACATTGATAAAATATTATCTCAGGGTGTTAAAAATGTTCTTGTAATGGGGGTTCCTGATTTATCTGCAACGCCTTATGAACGACTTCGCACAGATAAAGAAAAAATGAAAGATGCAACTACAGCCCACAACGCATTATTAGCTGAAAAGGTCATCGAATTAACAAAACGATACCCAACCCAAAAAATATTATACTTTGATACATGCTCAGCGTTTAATAAAATAACAGAAATAGCTGATGAAATGGGCTATAACACAATTAAGCCTTATACTGAGCATGGCTATATACATCTGGAAGGTAAAGAACCTGAATTGAATACCCATCCGGAATATCTCTTTAATGATAAAGTTCATCCTACCCAGGAAGTCCATTATTCTTTCGCCGCTATTCTTCAGCGTTTTATAATCAACAATTTTAGTGCGGTTAATCCTACCAAACTCAACCAGTAG
- a CDS encoding MipA/OmpV family protein, translated as MTKLKLLALAVLAATAVSTAQAANQWTVGAGVGVINSPYKQYDRDVYPVPVVTYEGDNFWFRGLGGGYYLWNDTTDKLSVMAYYDPTFFKPGDSDSNALRQLDKRRGSLMAGLSYVHNTQYGFLRTALAADTLDNSNGFVWDLAWLYRYTTGAFTLTPGIGVNYSSENYNDYYYGVSRNESRRSGLKSYSADDGWDPYLELTASYNFLGDWNVYGTGRYTRLSDEVKDSPMVDKSWSGLFSVGVTYKF; from the coding sequence GTGACCAAACTCAAACTTCTGGCATTGGCCGTACTTGCCGCAACCGCAGTTAGCACCGCTCAGGCGGCAAATCAGTGGACCGTCGGCGCGGGCGTTGGTGTGATCAACAGCCCGTACAAACAGTATGACCGTGATGTCTATCCCGTTCCGGTTGTCACCTATGAAGGCGATAACTTCTGGTTCCGCGGCCTCGGTGGCGGCTATTATCTGTGGAACGATACGACGGATAAGCTTTCTGTCATGGCGTATTATGATCCTACGTTCTTCAAACCGGGCGATAGCGACAGCAACGCACTGCGTCAGCTTGACAAACGCCGTGGCTCGTTGATGGCCGGCCTGTCATATGTCCACAACACTCAGTATGGTTTCCTGCGTACCGCACTGGCAGCGGACACGCTGGATAACAGCAACGGTTTCGTCTGGGATCTGGCATGGCTTTATCGTTACACCACTGGCGCATTCACTCTGACGCCAGGCATTGGTGTTAATTACAGTAGCGAAAACTATAACGACTACTATTATGGCGTTTCCAGAAACGAGTCACGCCGCAGTGGTCTGAAAAGCTACAGCGCTGATGATGGCTGGGATCCGTACCTGGAGCTGACCGCGAGCTACAACTTCCTCGGAGACTGGAATGTCTACGGCACGGGGCGTTATACCCGTCTGAGCGATGAAGTGAAAGATAGCCCGATGGTCGATAAATCCTGGTCCGGGCTTTTCTCTGTAGGTGTAACCTACAAATTCTGA
- a CDS encoding D-hexose-6-phosphate mutarotase, with product MINKIFALPVVEQLTPVLSRRQIDGTDIIVVDHPRVKASVALNGAHLLSWKPEGEEEGLWLSDATSFKQGAAIRGGVPICWPWFGPAAQQGLPSHGFARNQQWTLKAHNEDDNGAVLTFELQANDETRALWPHEFTLYARFKLAKTCEIELEAHGEFETSSALHTYFNVGDIQAVKVSGLGDTFIDKVDNAKEGKLSDGVQTFPDRTDRVYLHPEACSMINDSALNRGIEVVHHHHSNVVGWNPGPALSVSMADIPDDGYKTFVCVETACVTERQKTSEEKPSRLGQTIKIVKR from the coding sequence ATGATTAATAAAATTTTTGCACTTCCGGTAGTCGAACAACTTACCCCGGTGCTCTCTCGCCGTCAGATTGATGGTACCGATATTATCGTCGTTGATCACCCGCGTGTGAAAGCCTCCGTTGCGTTGAACGGTGCCCACCTGCTCTCCTGGAAACCAGAAGGCGAAGAAGAGGGTTTGTGGCTAAGCGATGCAACCTCTTTCAAACAAGGGGCGGCGATCCGTGGCGGCGTACCGATTTGCTGGCCGTGGTTTGGCCCGGCGGCGCAACAGGGTTTGCCTTCACACGGTTTTGCTCGTAACCAACAGTGGACGCTAAAAGCGCACAATGAAGATGATAACGGTGCGGTGCTGACCTTTGAGCTACAGGCAAACGATGAAACCCGCGCCCTTTGGCCGCACGAGTTCACCCTCTACGCCCGCTTTAAACTGGCTAAAACCTGCGAAATTGAACTGGAAGCGCACGGTGAATTTGAAACGTCTTCCGCCCTGCACACCTATTTCAACGTGGGTGATATCCAGGCGGTGAAAGTAAGCGGGCTTGGCGATACCTTTATCGATAAAGTAGATAACGCCAAAGAAGGGAAACTGAGCGACGGCGTGCAGACCTTCCCTGACCGCACCGACCGCGTGTATCTGCACCCGGAAGCCTGCAGCATGATTAACGACAGCGCATTGAACCGTGGTATCGAAGTGGTTCACCATCATCACAGCAATGTCGTGGGCTGGAACCCAGGCCCGGCGCTCTCTGTCAGTATGGCAGACATTCCTGACGACGGTTATAAAACTTTTGTCTGTGTGGAAACCGCCTGTGTGACTGAGCGGCAGAAAACGAGCGAAGAAAAACCGTCACGCTTAGGGCAGACAATTAAGATTGTGAAGCGCTAA
- the gapA gene encoding glyceraldehyde-3-phosphate dehydrogenase, which translates to MTIKVGINGFGRIGRIVFRAAQERSDIEIVGINDLLDAEYMAYMLKYDSTHGRFNGTVEVKDGHLVVNGKTIRVTAEKDPANLKWNEIGVDVVAEATGIFLTDETARKHITAGAKKVVLTGPSKDNTPMFVKGANFEKYAGQDIVSNASCTTNCLAPLAKVINDNFGIVEGLMTTVHATTATQKTVDGPSHKDWRGGRGAAQNIIPSSTGAAKAVGVVLPELNGKLTGMAFRVPTPNVSVVDLTVRLEKAASYEEIKKAIKAASEGAMKGVLGYTEDDVVSTDFNGEICTSVFDAKAGIALNDNFVKLVSWYDNETGYSNKVLDLIAHISK; encoded by the coding sequence ATGACTATCAAAGTAGGTATCAACGGTTTTGGCCGTATCGGCCGTATTGTTTTCCGTGCTGCTCAGGAACGTTCTGACATCGAAATCGTTGGTATCAACGATCTGTTGGACGCTGAATATATGGCGTACATGCTGAAGTACGACTCAACTCACGGTCGTTTCAACGGCACCGTTGAAGTGAAAGACGGCCACCTGGTTGTTAACGGTAAAACCATCCGCGTTACTGCTGAGAAAGACCCAGCTAACCTGAAGTGGAACGAAATCGGTGTTGACGTTGTAGCTGAAGCTACCGGCATCTTCCTGACTGACGAAACCGCGCGCAAACACATCACTGCGGGTGCGAAGAAAGTTGTTCTGACCGGTCCTTCCAAAGACAACACGCCTATGTTCGTTAAAGGCGCTAACTTCGAAAAATACGCGGGCCAGGACATCGTTTCTAACGCATCCTGCACCACTAACTGCCTGGCACCGCTGGCTAAAGTTATCAACGATAACTTCGGTATCGTTGAAGGCCTGATGACCACCGTTCACGCAACTACCGCGACTCAGAAAACCGTTGATGGCCCGTCTCACAAAGACTGGCGCGGCGGCCGTGGCGCAGCTCAGAACATCATCCCATCTTCTACCGGCGCGGCTAAAGCTGTAGGCGTGGTTCTGCCAGAGCTGAACGGTAAACTGACGGGTATGGCGTTCCGCGTTCCTACTCCTAACGTATCCGTTGTGGACCTGACCGTTCGTCTGGAAAAAGCTGCTTCTTATGAAGAAATTAAGAAAGCAATCAAAGCTGCTTCCGAAGGCGCAATGAAAGGCGTTCTGGGTTACACCGAAGACGACGTTGTGTCTACCGATTTCAACGGCGAAATCTGCACGTCAGTATTCGATGCTAAAGCGGGTATCGCACTGAACGACAACTTCGTTAAACTGGTTTCCTGGTACGACAACGAAACGGGTTATTCTAACAAAGTACTGGACCTGATCGCTCACATCTCTAAATAA
- the msrB gene encoding peptide-methionine (R)-S-oxide reductase MsrB translates to MSNQRNPDDLKKNLTEMQFYVTQNHGTEPPFTGRLLHNKRDGVYHCLVCDAPLFSSHTKFDAGCGWPSFYEPVSDEAIRYLNDASYGMVRTEIRCGKCDAHLGHVFPDGPKPTGERFCVNSASMSFTDDENGDQTKG, encoded by the coding sequence ATGTCGAACCAACGTAACCCTGATGATTTGAAAAAAAACCTCACCGAAATGCAGTTTTACGTAACCCAGAACCACGGGACTGAACCGCCGTTTACCGGACGATTGCTGCACAATAAGCGGGACGGTGTTTACCATTGCCTCGTGTGTGATGCACCGCTGTTCAGTTCGCACACGAAATTCGATGCTGGCTGCGGCTGGCCGAGTTTTTACGAGCCAGTGAGCGATGAAGCGATCCGCTATCTGAATGACGCCTCCTACGGCATGGTCCGCACGGAGATTCGCTGCGGCAAGTGTGATGCTCACCTTGGCCACGTCTTCCCGGATGGCCCCAAGCCAACCGGCGAGCGTTTCTGCGTGAACTCAGCATCGATGAGCTTCACCGATGATGAAAACGGCGACCAGACAAAAGGTTGA
- a CDS encoding YeaC family protein, producing MNIDDMMNGMTLDVYQRLVTAVELGKWPDGVALTPAQKENSLQLVMLWQARNNTDAQHMTIDTQGQMVMKSKRELKDDFGITPKPIATFKS from the coding sequence ATGAATATTGATGACATGATGAATGGCATGACATTAGACGTTTATCAGCGTCTGGTGACGGCGGTTGAGCTGGGGAAATGGCCGGATGGCGTAGCGCTCACCCCGGCGCAAAAAGAGAACAGTTTACAGCTGGTCATGTTGTGGCAGGCACGCAACAACACTGATGCCCAGCATATGACTATTGATACACAGGGCCAGATGGTGATGAAGAGTAAGCGCGAACTGAAAGACGATTTTGGTATCACGCCAAAGCCGATTGCCACCTTTAAATCGTAA
- a CDS encoding glycoside hydrolase family 18 protein, giving the protein MKRLPMLAVLPLFCTSIACASSLMSVGYFNGGGDVTAGPGGDINSLDVRQITHLNYSFGLVYNNEKDETNATLKDPAKLHQIWLSPKVASDLALIPTLRKQNPNLKVLLSVGGWGARGFSGAAATKETRAVFIRSAQAIVDKYALDGIDLDWEYPVNGAWGLVASQPADRDNFTALLKEMRDAFGHKKLVTIAVGANAQSPKSWVDVKAIAPLLDYINLMTYDMAYGTQYFNSNLYDSSAWPTVAAADKYSVDFVVNNYLAAGLKPQQMNLGIGFYGRVPKRSVEPGIDWTKADAQKNPVTQPYFGPQEIGLFKSLGYDLTKDTYVKYNDIVAKLLHDPQKRFTGHWDEQAKVPWLSVKSADGKTLFALSYENPRSVAIKADYIKQKGLAGAMFWEYGADDNNQLAKQLANSLGIKH; this is encoded by the coding sequence ATGAAACGTTTGCCCATGTTGGCAGTATTACCCCTGTTTTGCACCTCAATCGCTTGCGCCAGTAGCCTGATGTCTGTGGGTTATTTTAACGGCGGTGGCGATGTCACTGCCGGGCCGGGTGGCGATATTAATTCACTCGACGTGCGTCAGATAACCCACCTGAACTACTCGTTCGGCCTGGTGTATAACAATGAGAAGGACGAAACCAACGCCACGCTGAAAGATCCGGCGAAGCTGCATCAAATCTGGCTGTCGCCAAAAGTGGCGTCCGACCTCGCCTTAATCCCGACCCTGCGTAAACAAAATCCGAATCTGAAAGTACTCCTCTCCGTCGGCGGCTGGGGGGCGCGTGGTTTTTCAGGGGCGGCTGCTACCAAAGAGACGCGCGCGGTGTTCATCCGCTCAGCACAGGCGATCGTCGATAAATACGCGCTGGACGGAATCGACCTTGACTGGGAGTATCCGGTAAACGGTGCCTGGGGGCTGGTCGCCAGTCAGCCTGCGGACCGGGATAACTTCACCGCCCTGCTAAAAGAGATGCGCGACGCTTTCGGCCATAAAAAGCTGGTCACCATTGCCGTCGGCGCGAATGCACAAAGTCCTAAAAGCTGGGTGGATGTTAAGGCGATCGCGCCGCTGCTCGACTATATCAACCTGATGACCTACGACATGGCCTACGGCACTCAGTACTTTAATTCAAACCTGTATGACTCCAGCGCCTGGCCAACCGTTGCCGCAGCGGATAAATACAGCGTCGATTTTGTGGTCAACAACTATCTTGCCGCCGGACTTAAGCCGCAGCAAATGAACCTCGGGATCGGTTTCTACGGCCGCGTGCCGAAACGTTCAGTAGAGCCAGGCATCGACTGGACGAAAGCCGATGCACAAAAAAATCCAGTCACGCAGCCTTACTTTGGCCCGCAGGAGATTGGCCTCTTTAAATCGCTCGGCTATGACCTGACCAAAGATACCTACGTGAAGTACAACGATATTGTCGCGAAGCTGTTACACGACCCGCAGAAGCGCTTTACCGGGCACTGGGATGAACAGGCGAAAGTACCGTGGCTGTCGGTGAAGTCTGCTGACGGTAAAACGCTGTTTGCCCTCTCTTACGAAAACCCGCGCTCCGTGGCTATTAAAGCGGACTACATCAAACAGAAAGGCCTTGCCGGGGCAATGTTTTGGGAATATGGCGCAGATGACAACAACCAGTTAGCGAAACAACTGGCGAATTCGCTGGGAATTAAACACTAA